From Camelina sativa cultivar DH55 chromosome 5, Cs, whole genome shotgun sequence:
GATTGACAGAGTAGATGTGGCAACTATAAAGTTGACGAAACAGTATTATCATATCATCCAAATAGTatccaaaagaaaatgaacttgtgacttgaaaatatattttggttaccAATTAATTCCAAACTTATTTTTATAGCTATTTCAGTTGGTGTAATGATTTTATGACAACCTCCCCAACATTTCCACTCCCCAGTCTATAACTATATCAAGTTTATGTACATCTAAGTTTAGGTTATGGATAGTGAAGTTATGTATTATCAAATATAATTCATACgcttaaatgaaaaaaaaatatcaaactccCATATAATTCTGTTATCTCATTCGTATTGAAGTTCTGAGTAGAAGAGTCTCTATAAAGTTTTTAGAAATTTGTGTTCTTTCAAATAGGGGAATGCCAAGCTAGTCTCTTGAAAATTCAATGGGACATATATAAGTCGCGCGTATTGTTAGACTTAGTGTTTGGGATATTCgttgataattttattagagATTAAGACGTTGCTTGGAAGATAATATGACACGTTCGAACTTTCATATGAAAAACGGCTTTTTCATACCCCGACAATAGTCctgtgttgaattcatacatttgactaataatCTGGCCTAAACATACcttatgtttctatatatttgaattCCACACCCCAAAATTTAGGCCAGattattagtcaaatgtatgaattcaacacaaGACTATTGTCAGGGTATGAAAAAGCCGTTTTTCCAACTTTCATACATATGTACGGTGTGAGTCCTGTGACCTGTGTGACCACGAGTACACGTACTTGGATAAGAAATTAATAGATGATATTTTCATGTAGTACGAAAGTGACTGGGAGTATAAGTACTCATTACTCATGATATCAtatattctcaaatttttaatatcaaatttaacctaatttaataaaacatttcatGACTTCAATTGTAAAATTAGTTGATATGTAGTttgaatataaattatattttcatatttgtacaAATCCATTATTgataaataccttttaaaaatatctcatgaatattttttaagtttttattatatacaattatattataggatggaaaatatttttttttgtagtcttgatttattatttaatgcAAATTATGAGAACTGTTTCATAGATTTCTACCGCAAAAAATTATCcgactattttatttgttaatgactaaaaataatatatattatttttataagagaaaaaaaaaacaaatttagttagCAAGAAGCCAAGAACCAACAATTCTTTAAAACCACACATTAGTTATAATTTAGCTTTGTGGTTGATTGACTAAGACAACactttaagagattttttttttttttgtgcaacctCATTTCAAGAGATCTATCTTAATCtgtatgtatataatatgtaaaaaaattgtatgacAGTGGAAAGAATGATATATAAGAAATGACGtacaaaagtaatttttttatttcatctaagtaaaaaaatttggttggaACAGATTTTAGCCGTAATACTGTAGGTatcaatcaaagaagaaaaattttccGGTTGGTGTAATAAGTTGCACATCTTGGTGGGTTAAGGTAATCTAATCTGAATATGCTTTCATAACCATTGGGTCTGGTCCCATACCCCGACAACTAATTATAGCCCTAAAATCAGGGTCCAGCAAGTTATATAGGATTGAATTGTCAAAGACAAAAAGCATGATAAAATTACACAATTGCTGTGCAATGATAGATCACCatcaaatatcaaaaatcaatttttgagaGTTCATCTTATCCGCtattaaaacaatcaaatactGGGTGTGGAACTAGTATTGTAAATACTTCAGttctaaattttgataatttttaaaaaaaatatatttcacattCGGTAATTATATGAACCTTTTTTCTTGCATATATTAGTCATTATTCATTAGAATTTACGTACACAACTAATTTCATTTTATACTATGTATAGTAGAGTTTTACAtatgaaatatttaacttttaatagTATTTGTTCCAATAGTatgttttgatttaaattagcCTACTTTTTCACGAAATTGATTTAAATTTCTATGAATATTTTCGTTTAAAACGATATGATATTCGATTCATTTTTCACCTGTcgttttttttatacttttccagggaaaaaaaaaagttaatctcTTCTCGAGTCTCGACATCGATTCAACCTACTCTTTCGGCTCAAACACGTTTTAGACAAATAAAAGTTAGGAAATCAATCACTCATTCTTTCCGTTTgtctaattttataattgtcaTAATCAGTAGGTTTACTTTTCATAATTcaattaaacataaataaaatatccaCCGAATCGGTCTTCCAAATGACTATATACTATAGCAAGTCTTGACGTATATAACTAATAGTCCACGAATAAACAAAAAGTGGCCATGTGTATCTTACCAGTTGATCTAAATTGAccaatgttaaaataaaataaaaaacattagatATTTTTAGTTAAGTGCAAAGagccaaattcaaaaaaaaatatttatattttgcttgagagttgagaccaCAAGTTGACGTAGAGATAGAAAGTGATTGGATCGTGTATGGGTAGGGTCAAATGATATACCCATACACCACCGAGAAacccgtttcttcttcttttcctgaCTCTACGTTTGGCGACTTATTAGCAGCCGTTCACATCACATTTGTTCCCATCTCACATTTGAAAAATGGGCGAAATGTCttatattgatattaaaaaaaaccatcaaGTTTAGGGAGAATATAACTAAAAAAGGAGAGACAAAGACAAAAATGATTATGGGGGGCTTCCCTTTCATATCAAGTAAccaaataataacaacaacaaaccattTTGGCCAAACTTaatcaaagaaacaacaaatcctTCCTTGCATTACACAAACttccccatcttcttctttccttatttCAATTTCCCCCTCCCCAACAAAAGATCTACATAAATTcatctatatttttatacattctCACAATTTtacctcatcatcatctgtcACTTTCTTCCCTCAACAAGCCCCAAAATGTCGCGACCTGATTCGATCCTCACAATATTTGTTTGTCCATCAGCTCGTTGTCGGCTGCGATCCTTCCCGAGCCACGGCCGGTTATTCTTCCGAACGATCCAATGCTTGATAGTCCCATGAAACTGCTGCTTTCTTCCCCAAGGTTTATTGATCTTCTGTGCTTTCTGAATTTGGACGAGCTTACATCACCTGCCTcgagttcaacaacaacaacatcatctaGGCTTTTGCTCttttcgttgttgttgttattctgGGCGACGACTAAACGCGCGATGGTGCTTCTACAGAACGGGCAGACAGGTGGAGTCACGGTTGAGgttgttgggtttggtttgttgtGACAGCACAGCGCAAGTGTGCATTGTGCACACATTTGGTGACCACAGTCTTTGACTTCAATCGTGCATACTTGCTCAAAGCAAATGCAGCACAGTTCCGTATCACTCACCTATAGACACGTTTCTATACCAAGTTAAAATGTGTTCTATAAacgcaaacaaacaaacaattgagCCACGGGTCATGTAAAAGGGTGTTATATTATTTTACCTCCGACATGTTATCATCTGAGGCAGTGTCGGAGAAAGAGGGTGATGGTAAGGAGTAAGCTGTTCCCTTGAGAAtggttttctctctctccctgtTAGCATCCATTAGAGCCTGCTCTAATAGAAGTTTCGCCTCGTCATCAAGCTCGCTGATGAACTTTAATGGTGATGGCCAAACGAGAGGCTCTGCAGAGGACGGGTTTAGCAATGCTCCACATGCTCCATGCTTATGCTTCATTGCAACCACATAGGGTATCCTCCTGAAAAAGAGATATCAAGATTCAAGTTAATTATGTTCTGAAACTAGAACAAGATCTTTCCACAAAGTTTAGGCAGCAGCTAGCAAAAGAgaatgtttataatatatacccAGAAGCGTCTCTCTGAAGACGATCAGCACCCCAAGCAAGCAATTTTCTGACACAATCAATAGATCCACTTCTAGCTGCCAAATGGAGAGGTGTGCTCCCTGGAGAACTGTTTCAACAAAAAGTTTAAAGGATCAGTTCCAACTCCTAACAAATGTTGATTTCCAATGTAAAAGTTTGCAAGACGAGAGAAACCCTTACCCATATACACTAGTAGATGCACAAACAAGAGAACCACTGTCCAACAACACATTCACACATTCAGGCCGTCTCTGCCGAGAAGCTAGATGCAACGGAGTCGCTCCTTTATCATCTCTTATGTTCACAAATCTCGCATATCCCCTGCAATTGTAAACATTCTCATTCAAGAGTTTGATTGAAAAACTGATAAAGAATTCAAGATAAAGATCACAGACTCACCAATGAACAGCAACGGGACTTGATTGAGCAGCAGAGAGAATAGCTTGAACACAATTAGCATGTCCGTAATATGCAGCGTAATGCAAACATGTTCTTCGATTGACAGAATCAAACATCAATATCTACAGAGAGAGACACcacaaaattctcaaaatccAAATCCTAATAGcttaaaaaggtaaaagaagAGCATTATAGAGAGAAAACGTACATTAGCTCCAACTTCAGTAAGCTTCTTCACACAAGAGATCCTCCCATACATCGCAGCCAACATTAACGGAGTCTACaagaatcaaatcaagaacaaacaaaaacaaaaaatcagcacaaaaaaaaaaaaaaaaaaaaaaaaaattcataaaactaCAAACAACTAGATCAAATGCGAAATCAGAACCTGTTTGTGACGATTCAACAAATCTGGATTCGTAAATTGTTCCAAAAGCAAAGACAAAATCTGCATATCAGAGAAATGCAATCAGTAACAACATACGAATCTCCGGGGCTCCGGCGAatctgagacaaaaaaaaaccaccagATTCCGGCGAGATCTCGTAAGAAACAACTAAAACTAACCTCAATCTGACCATTAGCAGCAGCGACATGAAGAACAGAGTGACGATCATAAGCAGTAGTCTGATTCAACAAACTAGGCTCCGCCGTCATCACACGACGAACAGTAACGATATCGCCGCACTGTACAGAGGCGAAAATCCCGTGCTCCGGTCTCGTTCCACAGCTCAAACTCTGCCCCATCTCTCGAAAGCTTTTTTTTCTAATAGAGATACGCACGAACGAAAACGCACCGTATTGAGTTGTGATGGGAGAGGTTTTGTTTTAGGAGAGGAGGAACAACGACACCGTCTGCCACCGGTGAGGCGCTCCGATGAGAGAAAAAAGCGCCACCGTGACGGAGAAcggtggttgtggtggtgggAGGATTTAATAAGAatgggagaagaaggaagaagagggaAGTTTCACATTTATGTACACACACACATTGATAAGAGaagatattaattttaaattgtttttttttttttggtaaagtgaagtgtaaaaaaaaaaagagagagagagagagacgacgacgggcagttttatttattttatttgaagttGCCCGTGTCAGTTTTGTTTACAGTTACTTGTGATTTCGGGCAGCTTGTcagatattttctctttttttttgctttttttttgcttttttgtatTAATCTAAATTACATGGATTAAGCTGAAATTTTTGTGGgataataaggaaaaaaattgttagatttttttttaattagtccaAAATCGTTTTAAAGTTTATATCAAAAACTCAAACGTCAAACAGTCAAACAGTAATACAGTGACATTATTTATTGTATGC
This genomic window contains:
- the LOC104786815 gene encoding putative E3 ubiquitin-protein ligase XBAT31, with product MGQSLSCGTRPEHGIFASVQCGDIVTVRRVMTAEPSLLNQTTAYDRHSVLHVAAANGQIEILSLLLEQFTNPDLLNRHKQTPLMLAAMYGRISCVKKLTEVGANILMFDSVNRRTCLHYAAYYGHANCVQAILSAAQSSPVAVHWGYARFVNIRDDKGATPLHLASRQRRPECVNVLLDSGSLVCASTSVYGSPGSTPLHLAARSGSIDCVRKLLAWGADRLQRDASGRIPYVVAMKHKHGACGALLNPSSAEPLVWPSPLKFISELDDEAKLLLEQALMDANREREKTILKGTAYSLPSPSFSDTASDDNMSEVSDTELCCICFEQVCTIEVKDCGHQMCAQCTLALCCHNKPNPTTSTVTPPVCPFCRSTIARLVVAQNNNNNEKSKSLDDVVVVELEAGDVSSSKFRKHRRSINLGEESSSFMGLSSIGSFGRITGRGSGRIAADNELMDKQIL